One part of the Thermococcus radiotolerans genome encodes these proteins:
- a CDS encoding GTP cyclohydrolase IV: protein MLVETQEETPEIRERLHRVGITNLRTVARINWKGRVYTFLPVFEITIDVPEEKKGIHMSRLVESITEAMSEAVEEEVMQAHTSLEELGRCVIRRLEGKHPHRRAEVWIKTHLIIPRQTPASGKTTYEPYDVEVGVIKNEDGSFGKVLRVKVIGNTACPHAMANNDGKTHIQRAIGELEVRTAFDEEIALEDMIDVVESSFSHPTYTLLKTIDENAVVQGMHRNPKFVEDVAREIFAKAKERFNGKIHVRVISNESIHKHDVIAETWS, encoded by the coding sequence ATGCTCGTTGAGACCCAGGAAGAGACCCCTGAGATAAGGGAGCGCCTTCACCGCGTCGGAATCACCAACCTGCGCACCGTGGCGAGAATAAACTGGAAGGGGAGGGTGTACACCTTCCTGCCCGTCTTCGAGATAACCATCGACGTCCCCGAGGAGAAGAAGGGAATACACATGAGCAGGCTCGTGGAGAGCATAACCGAGGCCATGAGCGAGGCGGTCGAGGAGGAGGTCATGCAGGCCCACACCTCCCTTGAGGAGCTCGGCAGGTGTGTTATACGCCGCCTTGAGGGCAAGCATCCGCACAGGCGTGCCGAGGTCTGGATAAAGACCCACCTCATAATACCTCGCCAGACCCCCGCGAGCGGAAAGACGACCTACGAGCCCTACGACGTCGAGGTGGGCGTGATAAAAAACGAGGACGGCTCCTTTGGAAAGGTTCTCCGCGTCAAGGTGATAGGCAACACGGCCTGCCCGCACGCGATGGCGAACAACGATGGGAAGACCCACATCCAGAGGGCGATAGGCGAGCTTGAGGTAAGGACGGCCTTCGACGAGGAGATAGCCCTTGAGGACATGATAGACGTCGTCGAGAGCTCCTTCAGCCACCCGACCTACACGCTGCTCAAGACCATAGACGAGAACGCCGTCGTCCAGGGGATGCACCGCAACCCGAAGTTCGTTGAGGATGTGGCGCGCGAGATATTCGCCAAGGCCAAGGAGCGCTTTAACGGCAAAATCCACGTGCGCGTAATCAGCAACGAGAGCATCCACAAGCACGACGTCATAGCGGAGACGTGGAGCTGA